Below is a genomic region from Fusobacterium nucleatum.
AGATTGTGGACATATTTATTTTTGGATTAAAAAAGAAGATTTAGCAAATAAAAACTTTGAAAATATTTGGCTAATTTTACAATGTTACTAAGTTTATTTATTCTCTAATAAAATTAGGTTGCCATAAAGTATATAATTTATAGCAACCTTTTTTATTTAATACACTCTTAATCAATATAATAAACACGATTTTCTTTTCTTGCAGGAATATTTGGATAATTACCATCTATATAACCTAATACACAGTGTCCTATTCCTTCATAGTCTCCATTAATTCCAAGAGATTTTAAAATTTCTTTTCCCTCTTCACTTTCAAATTCTTGTTTTGCTCTATGTATCCAACAACTTCCAATATTTAATGAATGTGCTGCCAACATCATATTTCCAATAACAAGACTTCCATCATATATATAAGTTGCCCAATCTTTTGGAGCTAATACTATTAATACAACAGGTGCATTATAAAATGGATCAAAATCTTCCTTCCAACCTCCAATTTTACAATTTATCTTTGATAATTTATCACGAAGTTCTTTATTGGTTACAGAAATAATAATAGGAGATTGTTGTCCTTTTCCACTTGCAGCATAAAGTCCACTTTCAATAACCTTATCAATAATTTCTTTTGGTAGCATATCACTTTTAAATTTACGAATACTTCTTCTTTCTTTCATTGCTTTTAAAACTTCATTCATTTTTTACCTCCACAAAAATAACTTTTATATTCCTCCCAATAATGTAGTAATGATTGGTATCACAATAATAAATAACAATGTACTTGTTGTTACTACATTTGTTGCATATTCTACATCTCCCTTTGCCTCATTAACCAAAATTGGTAATACTGCAAGTGCTGGTGCAGCTGACTGCACTATAAATGTTTTTATTTCTATAGATGATAGCTCTTTTAATCCTAAAATATCTAAACCAAATTTTATTAAAATAAACATAACAATTGGTGAAAATATAAATCTTCCTATAAGTGCAAATATAGTATCTCTATCAAATTTTATGCTTTTTAGCCCAGCATTATGTAAAACGATACCTATATATATCAAAGATAGAGGTGTAACTATTCCTCCTAAATATCCTAATGTTGAGTTAACAAAAGTTGGAATAGGTATACTTAAAAATAAAAATATAAGAGCTATCATAAAACCTAATAATGGAGGTGGAAACAGCTTTTTCCAATTAAAAGTTGCTCCTTGTTTATCTTTATCATTTGTATCATTACCAATTAGTATTGCTCCAAATGCCCAAGTTGAAACTGTATTTGTAACATAGTAAACTAAAAAATATGGTAAACTTTCATTTCCAAATAAGGCAATATTTAATGGTAGTCCTATAAAAATTGTATTTGCATTGACAACAGTATTTATAAAAGTCCCTTTTCTTCCAACTGGAACATTTAAAATTTTTACAAGTATGTATGCAAAAATATAACCAATTATTACAGATAAAAATGTATAAACTAAAGCTCCTGTTAAAGATAATAAAGATTTTAATGTCAAATACTTCAAAACAGATACGAAAATAGAGGCTGGTAAAGCAATATTCATAATCAGCTTAGATATATTTCCACTAAAACTATCACTAAACCAATTTTTTTCTTTTAATATATATCCTAATGCTATCAGTAAAACTATGGATAATATACTTCCTATTGATGTTATAAATGCTTCCATTTTCTAAGCACCTCTCTTTAAAATTTAATATTTTGGTATCCACTTAATTTTTTCAATAGCTGCTTTTATATCAGTTATATCTTCTCTATTTAATTTTTGATCCAGTGCACATTGACCAACAGCTTCAGCAACTCTTTGAGAAAATTCTGTTAATTTTGATACTGGTGGCAATGTAGCAGCTCCAGGTTTTGTTGTATCAACAATTCCTCCCAATGAGTGAGCAGCCCTTGATATCATTTCATTTGTCATTAATTTAGCTGTTGAAGCAATTGCTCCTAAACCAAGTGCTGGATATATTAAAGCATTATTAGCTTGTCCTATTTCATAAGTTACTCCATTATATTCAACTGGATCTGCAGGAATACCTGTTGCAATCAATGCTTTTCCATCTGTCCATTTAATCAAATTTTCAGCAGTTGCTTCTGCTAATTTTGTTGGGTTACTCAATGGAAATATAATAGGTCTTGCTGTATATGATGCCATTTCTTTTACTATTGTTTCAGTAAAAGTATTTGGTTGAGTAGAAGTTCCAACTAAAATAGTTGGTTTAACTGCCTTAACTGCTGCTTCTAAATTTGTTAATTCATTTGCATTAGTAAACTCAACTCTTTTACGAGCAAATGGTCTTTGTTCTGGAGTTAAATCATCCATATCATCAAATAAAAGTCCTTGTTTATCAACTAAATAAAATCTGCTATGAGCTTCATTTTCAGATAAACCTTGTTGTAACATTTCTTGATATACACGATCTGCTATTCCTGCTCCTGCTGTTCCAGCTCCAAAACACATATATTTTTGGTCAGTTAATTTTTCTCCAGAAATTTTTAATGCTCCTAAAATTCCTGCTAATGTGATAATTCCTGTTCCTTGTATATCATCATTAAATACAGGGTAAGTTTTCCAATATTTATGTAAAACATTTGCTGCATTTGAACGACCAAAGTCTTCAAAATGTAGATATAATCTAGGGAATAATTTTTCAGCAGTTTGAACAAATTTATCTACAAAATCATAATATTTATCTCCATAAACTCTTTTATGACGATTTCCTAAATATAATTTATCTTCAAGTAGAGTTTCACGATTTGTTCCTGCATCTAAAACAACTGGTAAAACTGACTTAGGATCTATTCCAGCTGCTGCTGTATAAACCATTAATTTTCCAACAGAAATATCAACACCATTAGTTCCCCAATCTCCAATTCCTAAAATACCTTCTGCATCAGTTACAACTATAAGTCTTATTTCTCTATCTTTTGTTGCATTTTTTAAAGATTCTTCTATTGTTTCAGGAGAGTCTATTGATAAATATACAGCATTTTGAGGATTTACATATAATTC
It encodes:
- a CDS encoding nitroreductase is translated as MNEVLKAMKERRSIRKFKSDMLPKEIIDKVIESGLYAASGKGQQSPIIISVTNKELRDKLSKINCKIGGWKEDFDPFYNAPVVLIVLAPKDWATYIYDGSLVIGNMMLAAHSLNIGSCWIHRAKQEFESEEGKEILKSLGINGDYEGIGHCVLGYIDGNYPNIPARKENRVYYID
- a CDS encoding AEC family transporter codes for the protein MEAFITSIGSILSIVLLIALGYILKEKNWFSDSFSGNISKLIMNIALPASIFVSVLKYLTLKSLLSLTGALVYTFLSVIIGYIFAYILVKILNVPVGRKGTFINTVVNANTIFIGLPLNIALFGNESLPYFLVYYVTNTVSTWAFGAILIGNDTNDKDKQGATFNWKKLFPPPLLGFMIALIFLFLSIPIPTFVNSTLGYLGGIVTPLSLIYIGIVLHNAGLKSIKFDRDTIFALIGRFIFSPIVMFILIKFGLDILGLKELSSIEIKTFIVQSAAPALAVLPILVNEAKGDVEYATNVVTTSTLLFIIVIPIITTLLGGI
- a CDS encoding malolactic enzyme translates to MAKKSYEVLNDPFLNKGTAFTKEERKELELIGLLPPQIQTIEEQAEQVYAQYKSKEPLINKRRFLMEIFDTNRTLFYYLFSQHVVEFMPIVYDPVIAENIENYSELYVNPQNAVYLSIDSPETIEESLKNATKDREIRLIVVTDAEGILGIGDWGTNGVDISVGKLMVYTAAAGIDPKSVLPVVLDAGTNRETLLEDKLYLGNRHKRVYGDKYYDFVDKFVQTAEKLFPRLYLHFEDFGRSNAANVLHKYWKTYPVFNDDIQGTGIITLAGILGALKISGEKLTDQKYMCFGAGTAGAGIADRVYQEMLQQGLSENEAHSRFYLVDKQGLLFDDMDDLTPEQRPFARKRVEFTNANELTNLEAAVKAVKPTILVGTSTQPNTFTETIVKEMASYTARPIIFPLSNPTKLAEATAENLIKWTDGKALIATGIPADPVEYNGVTYEIGQANNALIYPALGLGAIASTAKLMTNEMISRAAHSLGGIVDTTKPGAATLPPVSKLTEFSQRVAEAVGQCALDQKLNREDITDIKAAIEKIKWIPKY